A stretch of DNA from Rathayibacter sp. VKM Ac-2762:
ACTCCTCGCGGCTCGGCAGCACCGGCACGAGGGCGCGCTCGGCGAGGAAGCCGTGCCCGATCTCGCGACGCTTCGGCGATCCGACGCGGCCGGTCTCACCGGTCGAGTAGGGCGGGAAGTTGTAGTGGTGCAGGTACCGCTTCTTGGTGACGGGCGACAGCGAGTCGATCTGCTGCTCCATCTTGAGCATGTTCAGCGTGGTGACGCCCAGGATCTGGGTCTCGCCGCGCTGGAAGATGGCCGAGCCGTGGACGCGCGGGATGACCTGCACCTCGGCGTCGAGCGGGCGGATGTCGGCCAGGCCGCGTCCGTCGATGCGCACGCCGTCGCGGAGGATGCGGCCGCGGACGACCACCTTCGTGACGGACTTGTACGCCGCTCCGACCTGGTTGTAGGCCTCGGCCGAGAGCTGGCCCGAGGCGATGCGCTCGGCGATCTGCTCCTTGACGCGCGCCTTGAGGGCGTCGTCGGCGTCCTGCCGCTCGACCTTGTCGGCGATCTGGTACACGCGGACGAGCTCGTCGTAGCTGAGCTCGGCGACGTTGTCGTAGGTCTCCTGCGCGTAGGGCAGGAACACCGGGTAGTCCTTGACCGGCTTCGCGGTCTCGGCGGCGAGCTTCGCCTGCGCCTCGACGAGTGCGCGGAGGAAGGGCTTGGCGGCCTCGAGGCCCTCGGCGACGACGTCCTCGCTGGGCTTGGTCGCACCCGCCTTGATGAGGTTCCAGGAGGACTCCGTGGCCTCGGCCTCGACCATCATGATGGCGACGTCCGAGGAGCCGTCCTCGTTGGTGACGACGCGGCCCGCGACGGTGAGGTCGAAGACGGCGTTCTCCAGCTGGGAGGCCTTGGGGAAGGCGACCCACTGGTCGTTGCCGGAGCCGTCGGACATGAGCGCCAGGCGGACGCCGGCGACCGGGCCGGAGAACGGCAGGCCGGAGATCTGCGTGGACGCGCTCGCGGCGTTGATCGCGAGGGCGTCGTAGAACTCGTCCGGCGCGATGCTGAGGACCGTGATGACGATCTGGACCTCGTTGCGCAGGCCCTCGACGAACGAGGGGCGCAGCGGCCGGTCGATCAGACGGCAGACCAGGATCGCCTCGGTGGAGGGGCGGCCCTCGCGGCGGAAGAACGAGCCGGGGATCTTGCCGGCGGCGTAGGAGCGCTCCTCGACGTCGACGGTCAGCGGGAAGAAGTCGAAGTTGTCCTTCGGGTTCTTCGAGGC
This window harbors:
- a CDS encoding polyribonucleotide nucleotidyltransferase: MEGPEITFAEAVLDNGSYGTRTVRFETGRLAQQAQGAVAAYLDEDTMLLSATSASKNPKDNFDFFPLTVDVEERSYAAGKIPGSFFRREGRPSTEAILVCRLIDRPLRPSFVEGLRNEVQIVITVLSIAPDEFYDALAINAASASTQISGLPFSGPVAGVRLALMSDGSGNDQWVAFPKASQLENAVFDLTVAGRVVTNEDGSSDVAIMMVEAEATESSWNLIKAGATKPSEDVVAEGLEAAKPFLRALVEAQAKLAAETAKPVKDYPVFLPYAQETYDNVAELSYDELVRVYQIADKVERQDADDALKARVKEQIAERIASGQLSAEAYNQVGAAYKSVTKVVVRGRILRDGVRIDGRGLADIRPLDAEVQVIPRVHGSAIFQRGETQILGVTTLNMLKMEQQIDSLSPVTKKRYLHHYNFPPYSTGETGRVGSPKRREIGHGFLAERALVPVLPSREEFPYAIRQVSEALSSNGSTSMGSVCASTLSLLNAGVPLRAPVAGIAMGLVSDVVDGQTRYAALTDILGAEDALGDMDFKVAGTAEFVTAIQLDTKLDGIPSSVLDAALKQAKDARTTILAVLTAAIDQPDEMAPTAPRVISVQIPVDKIGELIGPKGKTINAIQDETGADISIEEDGTVYIGAVDGPSAEAARAQVNAIANPTNPEVGEQFLGTVVKLATFGAFVSLLPGKDGLLHISEVRKLAGGKRVENVEDVLGVGQKLLVQITKIDDRGKLSLAPVVAEEAEVEAPAES